From one Simplicispira suum genomic stretch:
- a CDS encoding symmetrical bis(5'-nucleosyl)-tetraphosphatase, with translation MALYCIGDLQGCDQALERLLEQIDFSASRDTALLLGDLVNRGPASLAVLRRCKAADGALLSLLGNHDLHLLAVAAGVRAPSRRDTLAEVLAAPDCQVLLGWLREQPLARSHGHGGARLLAVHAGVLPDWSKEDTLALAAEVEQELRGPGHVPFLREMYGNHPTAWDKALQGSERLRVIVNGLTRLRFCTPDGAMDFSSNESAKTAPPGLLPWFDVPGRRTAGVLVAFGHWSTLGKLDRSDLLGLDTGCVWGGCLSAVRFGENLAQREWLQVPCPQAQQPG, from the coding sequence ATGGCACTTTACTGTATAGGCGATCTGCAGGGCTGCGATCAGGCGCTGGAACGCCTGCTTGAGCAGATTGATTTCTCGGCCAGCCGCGATACCGCGCTGCTGCTGGGCGATCTGGTGAACCGCGGCCCGGCTTCGCTGGCGGTGCTGCGCCGCTGCAAGGCCGCTGATGGCGCCTTGCTGAGCCTGCTGGGCAACCACGATCTGCACCTGCTCGCTGTGGCGGCCGGTGTGCGCGCGCCGTCGCGGCGCGACACGCTGGCCGAAGTGCTGGCAGCGCCTGATTGCCAAGTGCTGCTGGGTTGGCTGCGCGAGCAGCCGCTGGCGCGCAGCCATGGGCACGGCGGCGCGCGTCTGCTCGCGGTCCACGCCGGGGTTCTGCCCGACTGGAGCAAAGAAGACACACTGGCCCTGGCCGCCGAGGTAGAGCAGGAACTGCGTGGCCCTGGCCATGTACCGTTCCTGCGCGAGATGTACGGCAACCATCCCACGGCCTGGGACAAGGCATTGCAGGGCAGCGAACGGCTGCGCGTGATCGTCAACGGCTTGACGCGGCTGCGCTTTTGCACGCCCGATGGGGCCATGGATTTTTCCAGCAACGAATCGGCAAAGACCGCGCCGCCCGGCCTGCTGCCCTGGTTTGACGTGCCGGGGCGGCGCACCGCCGGGGTGCTGGTGGCCTTTGGGCATTGGTCCACATTGGGCAAGCTCGACCGCAGCGATCTGCTGGGGCTCGATACCGGCTGTGTCTGGGGCGGTTGCCTGAGCGCGGTGCGCTTTGGCGAGAATCTGGCACAGCGCGAATGGCTGCAGGTCCCTTGCCCGCAGGCACAGCAACCGGGTTGA
- a CDS encoding DEAD/DEAH box helicase: MTSSFSNLSLAEPLARAVAEMGYESMTPIQEQAIPVVLTGQDVMGAAQTGTGKTAAFSLPLLQRLLKHESSSTSPARHPVRALVLLPTRELADQVAQQVALYAKYTKLRSTVVFGGMDMKPQTLELKKGVEILVATPGRLLDHIEAKNAVLNQVEYVVLDEADRMLDIGFLPDLQRILSYLPKQRTTLLFSATFSPEIKRLAGSYLQNPVTIEVARPNETASTVEQHFYSAGDDDKRRAIHQVLKSRGIKQAFIFVNSKLGCARLARSLEREGLKTTALHGDKSQDERLKALEAFKSGEVDLLVCTDVAARGLDIKDVPAVFNFDVPFNAEDYVHRIGRTGRAGASGLAVTLVSGSDTRLVADIEKLLKTKIEIEAIEYDNERPQGRFNDGRRVWHEAEEGASAPRATHPERAGRSRGGFRPAPVSRDPFFDKPYEAPAESQAPGWEAPARPARSSSSPNIKQRRMVAALFKSPPAPEPVNES; the protein is encoded by the coding sequence ATGACCAGTTCCTTTTCCAATCTTTCGCTGGCAGAACCGCTGGCACGCGCCGTAGCCGAAATGGGCTACGAATCCATGACCCCCATTCAGGAGCAGGCCATCCCGGTGGTGCTCACGGGCCAGGATGTGATGGGCGCGGCCCAGACCGGCACCGGCAAAACCGCCGCGTTTTCCCTGCCGCTTCTGCAGCGTCTGCTCAAGCATGAGAGCAGTTCCACCTCGCCAGCCCGCCACCCGGTGCGCGCCCTGGTGCTGCTGCCCACGCGCGAGCTGGCCGACCAGGTCGCGCAGCAGGTAGCGCTCTACGCCAAGTACACCAAGCTGCGCAGCACCGTGGTGTTTGGCGGCATGGACATGAAGCCGCAGACGCTGGAGCTGAAAAAAGGCGTGGAAATCCTGGTTGCCACGCCCGGTCGCCTGCTGGACCACATCGAAGCCAAGAACGCGGTGCTCAACCAAGTGGAGTACGTGGTGCTCGACGAAGCCGACCGCATGCTCGACATCGGCTTCCTGCCCGACCTGCAGCGCATCCTCTCCTACCTGCCCAAGCAGCGCACCACGCTCTTGTTCAGCGCCACCTTCTCGCCCGAGATCAAGCGCCTGGCGGGCAGCTACCTGCAAAACCCGGTCACCATCGAAGTGGCGCGGCCGAACGAAACGGCTTCCACTGTCGAGCAGCATTTCTACAGCGCGGGCGACGACGACAAGCGCCGCGCCATCCACCAGGTGCTTAAGAGCCGGGGCATCAAGCAGGCCTTCATCTTCGTCAACAGCAAGCTCGGCTGCGCCCGTCTGGCGCGCAGCCTGGAGCGCGAAGGCCTCAAGACCACGGCGCTGCATGGCGACAAAAGCCAGGACGAGCGTCTCAAGGCCCTGGAAGCCTTCAAGAGCGGCGAAGTCGATTTGCTGGTCTGCACCGACGTTGCCGCGCGAGGCCTGGACATCAAGGACGTGCCGGCGGTTTTCAACTTCGACGTGCCGTTCAACGCCGAAGACTATGTGCACCGCATTGGCCGCACCGGCCGCGCAGGGGCATCGGGGCTTGCTGTCACCCTGGTTTCGGGCAGCGATACGCGCCTGGTAGCCGACATCGAGAAGCTCCTCAAGACCAAGATCGAGATCGAGGCCATCGAATACGACAACGAGCGCCCGCAGGGCCGCTTCAACGACGGCCGGCGCGTCTGGCACGAGGCCGAAGAGGGCGCCAGTGCGCCGCGCGCCACCCACCCGGAGCGTGCAGGGCGTTCGCGTGGCGGTTTTCGACCCGCGCCGGTCTCGCGCGACCCCTTCTTCGACAAGCCCTACGAGGCCCCGGCAGAGAGCCAAGCGCCCGGCTGGGAGGCCCCGGCGCGCCCGGCGCGCAGCAGCAGTTCACCCAATATCAAGCAGCGCCGCATGGTGGCTGCGCTGTTCAAGTCGCCGCCTGCCCCTGAGCCAGTGAACGAGAGTTGA
- a CDS encoding SulP family inorganic anion transporter, translating to MPSALSRPLRRRRSGQGLVQVPPQGAAPPPSGMAAAWSAAAVTVPHAVGLGLLAFAPLAGDYSLAALALWSAALPGLLLTLAAPRPGVVYAPTTVVALLFAAVLATVYGAAPSLGLSARQVLAVTGATVALAFVFQWLLGVLRMASVARFLPISVTHGFAAGVGLSMVAGQVRSGFGSGSLADVRMGWHALAALAVVGLAWWLRGRWPRVPGLLTAVAVVALAVALATLWGMGLGAVFVPAAPPSAFAGPLWPDWSGIPWLAVVQQQGQALLVLALLMALVNSLEILIFNQELELEHGLRGNANAALRRESLLGMVCALAGMIPASTSASRSRIVLAESGTKGHGPQLHAAIMLGVALTGPWWLHWVPMACLSGGLVLAGLMQVPRLMWSAQYARSSRPTWAQSWLVGLVFAVLGGVGALVTGLVVATFVLLRDSAAKVLRHVRLDGELRSRRLRRAASDGWVSPRMNQVAVFELQGVMSFGVAAHMSEQVRLHLLPRHRWVILDAGRVPAWDSTALAQLRALLRDLEQQGVAAAVATLDSLAAAHAGAGVRAFADLDRALEWAEVAILAQRPMGLRPPRGGSDPLGEIGEGMHVQARRALEALLLPLAVPVQGVVFNAGDSDRDLLVVVSGHITLSTQWPPERGLRLATVGPGMVFGEMAFLNGAERSASAGAERGTAQLMRLPREHFDGWARQYPEAGLLLMENLAQMGARRLAATTRQLRSVLEQ from the coding sequence ATGCCGAGTGCACTTTCTCGCCCGTTGCGCCGCCGCCGCTCAGGCCAGGGCCTGGTTCAAGTGCCGCCGCAGGGTGCCGCTCCGCCGCCCTCGGGCATGGCCGCTGCCTGGTCGGCTGCGGCCGTTACCGTGCCGCACGCCGTGGGGCTGGGGCTGCTGGCGTTTGCGCCCCTGGCGGGTGACTATTCTCTGGCTGCGCTGGCGCTGTGGTCGGCCGCACTCCCTGGTCTGTTGCTCACCCTGGCGGCGCCGCGTCCGGGCGTCGTGTATGCGCCCACCACCGTGGTTGCGCTGCTGTTTGCAGCTGTGCTGGCCACCGTGTATGGAGCGGCGCCCAGCCTGGGCCTGAGCGCGCGCCAGGTGCTCGCGGTCACCGGAGCCACGGTGGCGCTGGCCTTTGTTTTTCAGTGGCTGCTGGGCGTTCTGCGCATGGCGTCCGTGGCGCGTTTCCTTCCCATTTCGGTCACACACGGCTTTGCGGCCGGGGTGGGGCTGTCGATGGTGGCAGGCCAGGTGCGCAGCGGCTTTGGCAGTGGGTCGCTCGCCGACGTGCGCATGGGCTGGCATGCCCTGGCGGCGCTGGCCGTGGTGGGGCTGGCCTGGTGGCTGCGTGGACGCTGGCCCCGTGTGCCAGGCCTGCTGACGGCGGTGGCCGTGGTGGCGCTTGCTGTGGCACTGGCTACGTTGTGGGGCATGGGCTTGGGGGCGGTGTTCGTTCCGGCGGCACCCCCCAGTGCGTTTGCCGGGCCGCTGTGGCCCGACTGGAGCGGTATTCCCTGGCTGGCCGTGGTGCAGCAGCAAGGCCAGGCACTGCTGGTGCTTGCGCTGTTGATGGCGCTGGTCAACAGCCTGGAAATCCTCATCTTCAACCAGGAGCTGGAGCTGGAGCACGGCCTGCGCGGCAACGCCAATGCCGCTTTGCGACGCGAGAGCCTGCTGGGCATGGTGTGCGCGCTGGCCGGCATGATCCCTGCATCCACCAGTGCCTCGCGCTCACGCATCGTGCTGGCCGAGTCCGGGACAAAGGGCCACGGCCCGCAGCTGCACGCGGCCATCATGCTGGGTGTGGCGCTGACCGGCCCTTGGTGGCTGCACTGGGTGCCCATGGCCTGCCTGTCTGGCGGCTTGGTCCTGGCCGGCTTGATGCAGGTGCCGCGCCTCATGTGGTCGGCCCAATACGCCCGCAGCTCGCGCCCTACCTGGGCGCAAAGCTGGCTGGTGGGCCTGGTGTTTGCCGTGCTGGGTGGGGTCGGAGCGCTGGTGACCGGTTTGGTGGTAGCCACTTTTGTGCTGCTGCGCGATTCGGCCGCCAAGGTGCTGCGCCACGTGCGGCTCGACGGCGAACTGCGCTCGCGCCGCTTGCGTCGCGCCGCATCGGACGGCTGGGTGTCCCCGCGCATGAATCAGGTGGCGGTGTTCGAGTTGCAGGGGGTCATGTCGTTTGGCGTTGCTGCGCACATGTCTGAGCAAGTTCGCCTGCACCTGCTGCCGCGCCACCGCTGGGTGATTCTGGATGCAGGCCGGGTGCCCGCGTGGGACAGCACCGCCCTGGCGCAGTTGCGCGCCTTGCTCCGCGATCTCGAACAGCAGGGTGTCGCCGCCGCAGTGGCCACGCTCGACAGTTTGGCGGCGGCGCACGCCGGCGCCGGCGTGCGCGCCTTTGCCGATCTGGACCGTGCCCTGGAATGGGCCGAGGTGGCCATTCTTGCCCAGCGGCCGATGGGCCTGCGTCCACCGCGTGGTGGCAGCGATCCGTTGGGCGAGATCGGCGAGGGCATGCACGTCCAGGCCCGCCGCGCTCTGGAGGCCTTGCTGCTGCCTCTGGCGGTCCCCGTGCAGGGCGTGGTGTTCAATGCAGGTGACAGCGACCGCGATCTGCTGGTGGTCGTCTCGGGCCATATCACCCTGAGCACGCAGTGGCCACCCGAGCGCGGCCTGCGCCTGGCCACCGTGGGGCCGGGCATGGTGTTTGGCGAGATGGCCTTCCTCAATGGTGCCGAGCGAAGCGCCAGCGCCGGTGCCGAGCGGGGTACGGCGCAGTTGATGCGGCTGCCGCGCGAACATTTCGACGGTTGGGCGCGCCAGTACCCTGAAGCGGGCCTGCTCCTTATGGAAAACCTGGCCCAGATGGGGGCACGGCGCCTGGCCGCAACCACGCGGCAGTTGCGCTCCGTGCTGGAGCAATAG
- a CDS encoding neutral zinc metallopeptidase, giving the protein MRWEGNRESSNVEDRRSSSGLGGRSIGIGTIVVALIGGWALGINPLTLLGVLSGGNPAQVQQAPAQRPPAEDKMARFVSTVLADTEDVWKDVFRQQGGRYQEPHLVLFRGATPTACGTGQAAMGPFYCPGDQKVYIDLDFYETLRRQLGAPGDFAQAYVIAHEVGHHVQNLLGITEKVDQRRGRVSQAQYNQLSVRLELQADCFAGVWANHAQQARQILEQGDVEEAMNAAAKIGDDALQRSRGGAVVPESFTHGTSAQRQRWFDAGLQSGSMQRCDTFSARAL; this is encoded by the coding sequence ATGCGATGGGAAGGCAACAGAGAGTCGAGCAACGTCGAAGATCGCCGCAGCAGCAGCGGCCTGGGCGGGCGCAGCATTGGCATTGGCACCATCGTCGTGGCACTTATCGGCGGCTGGGCGCTGGGGATCAATCCGCTGACGCTCCTGGGTGTGTTGAGCGGCGGCAACCCGGCGCAGGTGCAGCAGGCGCCAGCGCAGCGGCCACCGGCCGAGGACAAGATGGCGCGCTTTGTCTCCACCGTGCTGGCCGATACCGAAGATGTATGGAAAGACGTCTTCCGCCAGCAAGGTGGCCGCTACCAGGAGCCGCATCTGGTGCTGTTTCGCGGTGCCACGCCCACGGCCTGCGGCACGGGCCAGGCGGCCATGGGGCCGTTTTACTGCCCTGGTGATCAAAAGGTCTACATTGACCTGGATTTCTATGAAACCCTGCGCCGCCAGCTTGGCGCGCCGGGCGATTTTGCCCAGGCCTACGTGATCGCGCACGAGGTGGGCCACCATGTACAGAATCTGCTGGGCATCACCGAGAAAGTCGACCAGCGGCGGGGGCGTGTGAGCCAGGCGCAATACAACCAGCTGTCGGTGCGACTGGAACTCCAGGCCGACTGCTTTGCCGGCGTCTGGGCCAACCACGCTCAGCAAGCGCGACAGATTCTGGAGCAGGGCGACGTGGAAGAAGCCATGAACGCTGCGGCCAAGATTGGCGACGACGCGCTGCAGCGCTCACGCGGGGGCGCGGTAGTGCCCGAGAGCTTCACCCACGGCACCAGTGCCCAGCGCCAGCGCTGGTTCGATGCGGGTTTGCAAAGTGGCAGCATGCAGCGTTGCGATACGTTTTCCGCACGAGCGCTGTGA
- a CDS encoding sensor domain-containing diguanylate cyclase, producing the protein MFAALFARNSLRTQIALLFGALVAATAVLVALGFGEWIQRDSQREAGRALQLIASNAARTLADGLHERAVQTRVLAAAEPVWRKGLESPEVQGMLMRVQAGQQHTAWVGMADTQGKVRAATKGLLVGQSVAARPWFQKGLEGPFVGDVHKALLLERLLERPPGAEPARFVDFSAPVRVDGRLVGVVGMHGSWEWTGEVIESLVASDAARAGLEVFVFDRAGDLIYAPRERMQTLAQAGQRAAALDPANGRAQVVDWLDGERALSARVQLPARDGVSDLGWQVVARQPIAQAYARSAGVLPVALLVGLAAAGVAALLSWLLARRLSEDLQTLARAASNVNAGAHEAIIPLLGSSREVFKLSSAMAHMTERMLQANDDMEEQVRLRTQQLERANQELDRQARTDALTGLLNRRGFEAQIGFALALAARNLQPMSVVTFDIDHFKRINDSQGHAVGDAVLQRLARLLPQHLRASDIVARVGGEEFVALLPNTDTAGAMKVAQTLLDAVAAAPDPDVGQITLSAGVASLRNLQDTRAALLQRSDEALYAAKQAGRNRVCMTP; encoded by the coding sequence ATGTTTGCCGCCCTATTCGCCAGAAACAGCTTGCGCACGCAGATTGCGCTGTTGTTTGGTGCGCTGGTCGCTGCCACGGCAGTGCTGGTGGCTCTGGGGTTTGGCGAATGGATTCAGCGCGACAGCCAGCGCGAGGCCGGGCGCGCCCTGCAACTGATCGCAAGCAATGCTGCCCGCACCCTCGCCGATGGCCTGCACGAACGTGCCGTTCAGACGCGCGTTCTGGCCGCTGCGGAACCCGTGTGGCGCAAGGGTCTGGAAAGCCCCGAGGTGCAGGGCATGTTGATGCGTGTCCAGGCGGGCCAGCAGCACACCGCCTGGGTCGGCATGGCAGACACCCAGGGCAAGGTGCGGGCCGCGACAAAGGGTCTGCTGGTGGGCCAGAGCGTCGCCGCCAGGCCGTGGTTCCAGAAGGGCCTCGAAGGCCCATTCGTCGGCGATGTGCACAAGGCACTCCTGCTCGAGCGCCTTCTGGAGCGTCCGCCCGGTGCTGAACCGGCCCGATTTGTCGATTTTTCCGCTCCGGTGCGTGTGGACGGCCGGCTCGTGGGCGTTGTGGGCATGCACGGCAGCTGGGAATGGACGGGCGAAGTGATTGAAAGTCTGGTTGCGTCCGATGCAGCGCGCGCCGGACTGGAAGTGTTTGTATTTGACCGCGCGGGAGACCTGATTTATGCACCGCGTGAGCGCATGCAGACGCTCGCCCAGGCCGGGCAGCGCGCTGCGGCGCTGGACCCCGCAAATGGACGCGCCCAGGTGGTGGACTGGCTGGACGGCGAGCGTGCGCTCAGTGCCCGTGTGCAGCTCCCCGCACGAGACGGCGTGAGCGATCTGGGCTGGCAGGTGGTGGCGCGCCAGCCCATTGCGCAGGCCTACGCGCGCAGCGCTGGCGTGCTTCCCGTCGCCCTGCTCGTCGGTCTGGCTGCGGCCGGCGTCGCAGCCCTGCTCAGCTGGCTGCTGGCCCGGCGCCTGAGCGAAGATCTGCAAACACTGGCCCGAGCCGCAAGCAACGTCAACGCTGGTGCGCACGAAGCGATCATTCCCTTGCTGGGCAGCAGCCGCGAAGTCTTCAAACTCTCCAGCGCAATGGCGCACATGACTGAGCGCATGCTGCAAGCGAACGACGACATGGAAGAACAGGTGCGCCTGCGCACGCAGCAGCTCGAGCGCGCCAACCAGGAACTGGACCGCCAGGCACGCACCGACGCGCTCACCGGCCTGCTCAACCGCCGCGGCTTTGAGGCGCAGATCGGCTTCGCCCTGGCGCTGGCCGCCCGCAACCTGCAGCCCATGAGCGTGGTCACCTTCGACATCGATCATTTCAAACGCATCAACGACAGCCAGGGCCACGCTGTGGGAGATGCCGTGCTACAGCGCCTGGCCCGGCTACTGCCCCAGCATCTGCGAGCCTCGGACATCGTTGCGCGGGTGGGCGGCGAAGAGTTTGTGGCGCTGCTGCCAAACACCGATACCGCAGGCGCGATGAAAGTGGCGCAGACACTGCTTGATGCCGTGGCAGCCGCGCCAGACCCCGACGTGGGCCAGATCACGCTCAGCGCCGGGGTGGCCAGCCTGCGCAATCTCCAGGACACACGCGCCGCCCTGCTGCAACGCAGCGATGAGGCGCTTTACGCGGCCAAACAGGCAGGGCGCAACCGCGTGTGCATGACCCCATAG
- the dcd gene encoding dCTP deaminase — protein MSIKSDRWIRRMAEQTGMIEPFEPGQVREVDGKKIISYGTSSYGYDIRCAPEFKVFTNIHSTVVDPKNFDEKSFVDFHGDSCIIPPNSFALARTMEYFRIPRNVLTICLGKSTYARCGIIVNVTPFEPEWEGYVTLEFSNTTPLPARIYAGEGCAQVLFFESDPDDVCEVSYKDRGGKYQGQVGVTLPKA, from the coding sequence ATGAGCATCAAAAGCGACAGATGGATTCGCCGCATGGCGGAGCAGACCGGCATGATCGAGCCCTTCGAGCCCGGCCAGGTGCGCGAGGTCGATGGCAAGAAAATCATCAGCTACGGCACCAGCAGCTACGGCTACGACATCCGCTGCGCGCCCGAATTCAAGGTCTTCACCAACATCCACAGCACGGTGGTGGACCCGAAGAACTTTGATGAAAAGAGCTTTGTCGATTTCCATGGCGACAGCTGCATCATCCCGCCCAACAGCTTTGCGCTGGCGCGCACCATGGAGTACTTCCGCATCCCGCGCAATGTGCTGACCATCTGCCTGGGAAAAAGCACCTACGCACGCTGCGGCATCATCGTCAACGTCACGCCGTTCGAACCCGAATGGGAAGGCTATGTGACGCTGGAGTTCTCCAACACCACGCCACTGCCGGCACGCATTTATGCGGGCGAGGGTTGCGCACAGGTACTGTTCTTCGAGAGCGATCCGGACGACGTCTGCGAAGTGTCCTACAAGGACCGCGGCGGCAAATACCAGGGCCAGGTGGGCGTCACGCTGCCTAAGGCGTAG